Proteins from a genomic interval of Aureimonas sp. AU20:
- a CDS encoding GlxA family transcriptional regulator, whose amino-acid sequence MNRLSAGRASTPETPALKVGFVLAHNFTLSALSLFVDALRLAGDEGDRSRPIRCGWSVMAARPEPVRSSCGVQVSRTAPLTDPRQFDYIVVVGGLLHAGDQMEDAAVTYLRSAASAGVPLVGVCTGSFVLARAGLMRGRRCCVSWYHHADFEAEFSDIVPDADQLFVVDRDRITCAGGSGVADLAAFLIERHVGASAAQKSLHVLQLQNRRQGSDAQPHAATGSSGGDDRVRRAILLMEQHMAEPLSVETIAMRLQLSSRQLERLFQETLAVSPAVAYRQLRLGYAKRLLQTTRKSVTDIAVEAGFCDGAHFARQFRAHFGIAPRDMRAPDTPLMAGAHPAASIDAPMPPMPRI is encoded by the coding sequence GTGAACCGCTTGTCCGCCGGCCGCGCCTCCACGCCCGAAACGCCGGCCCTGAAGGTCGGCTTCGTTCTCGCGCACAATTTCACCCTGTCGGCGCTTTCCCTCTTCGTGGACGCGCTGCGCCTCGCCGGCGACGAAGGCGATCGCTCTCGCCCGATCCGCTGCGGCTGGAGCGTCATGGCCGCGCGGCCCGAGCCGGTGCGATCGTCCTGCGGCGTGCAGGTGTCGCGCACGGCGCCGCTCACCGACCCCCGTCAGTTCGACTATATCGTCGTGGTCGGCGGCCTGCTCCATGCCGGCGACCAGATGGAAGACGCCGCCGTCACCTACCTGCGTTCGGCCGCCAGCGCGGGCGTGCCGCTCGTCGGCGTCTGCACCGGCTCCTTCGTACTGGCGCGCGCCGGCCTGATGCGGGGGCGGCGCTGCTGCGTCTCGTGGTATCACCATGCCGATTTCGAGGCGGAGTTTTCCGACATCGTGCCGGATGCCGACCAGCTCTTCGTGGTGGACCGCGACCGCATCACCTGTGCCGGCGGCTCGGGCGTCGCCGATCTCGCAGCCTTCCTGATCGAACGCCATGTCGGCGCCTCGGCCGCGCAGAAGAGCCTGCACGTGCTCCAGTTGCAGAACCGGCGGCAGGGCAGCGACGCCCAGCCTCATGCGGCAACCGGCTCGTCCGGCGGCGACGACCGCGTGCGCCGCGCCATTCTCCTGATGGAGCAGCACATGGCCGAGCCGCTTTCGGTAGAAACCATCGCGATGCGCCTGCAGCTTTCCTCGCGCCAGCTGGAGCGCCTGTTCCAGGAAACGCTCGCCGTCAGCCCCGCGGTCGCCTATCGCCAGTTGCGCCTGGGCTATGCCAAGCGCCTCCTGCAGACGACGCGCAAGAGCGTCACCGATATCGCGGTGGAGGCCGGTTTCTGCGACGGCGCGCATTTCGCCCGCCAGTTCCGCGCCCATTTCGGCATTGCCCCGCGCGACATGCGCGCGCCCGATACGCCCCTGATGGCCGGCGCGCATCCGGCGGCCTCGATCGACGCGCCTATGCCGCCGATGCCGCGCATCTGA
- a CDS encoding glycosyltransferase family 4 protein codes for MRILIASDAAPPQINGVVRVLDTTADWLRRFGHEVRLVGPADFSASLPAPGYPEVRLALTLGRTLGRIIEDFQPDTIHIPVEGTIGLAARHYCRRRGIPFTTSFHTRFGDYFEKRLGVGSPLAYGFQRWFHNGGNGIMVQTETLEHELAERGYRNIRRWGRAVDTELFTPCRLEPGFDPDFLRLPRPIFLYLGRISPEKNLDAFLGLDLPGSKVLVGDGPAMEGLKSRYPKAHFLGRRTGRALAEHFSAADVFVFPSRFETFGLVVLESLACGTPVAALPVPGPMDIVGGTPHAVLSEDLRSAALQALEIDRAGCRRHAETYSWEQCSREFESNLVPIPPSVWQRLAA; via the coding sequence ATGCGTATTCTCATTGCTTCTGATGCCGCCCCGCCGCAGATCAACGGCGTGGTCCGGGTTCTCGACACCACGGCCGACTGGCTGAGGCGTTTCGGTCACGAGGTCCGGCTGGTCGGCCCGGCGGACTTTTCCGCCAGCCTGCCCGCCCCGGGCTATCCCGAGGTGCGCCTGGCCCTGACGCTCGGCCGCACGCTCGGCCGCATTATCGAGGATTTCCAGCCCGACACGATCCACATTCCGGTTGAGGGCACCATCGGCCTTGCCGCCCGCCACTATTGCCGGCGGCGCGGCATTCCCTTCACCACGTCCTTCCATACCCGCTTCGGCGACTATTTCGAGAAGCGCCTCGGCGTCGGCTCGCCGCTGGCCTACGGGTTCCAGCGCTGGTTCCACAATGGCGGCAACGGCATCATGGTGCAGACCGAGACGCTGGAGCACGAACTGGCGGAGCGGGGCTATCGCAACATCCGCCGCTGGGGCCGGGCGGTGGACACCGAGCTCTTCACTCCCTGCCGTTTGGAACCGGGCTTCGACCCGGATTTTTTACGCCTGCCGCGCCCGATCTTCCTTTATCTCGGCCGCATCTCGCCGGAAAAGAATCTCGACGCCTTCCTCGGCCTCGACCTGCCGGGCTCCAAGGTCCTGGTGGGCGACGGGCCGGCGATGGAGGGCTTGAAGAGCCGCTATCCCAAGGCGCATTTCCTCGGGCGCCGCACCGGGCGCGCGCTGGCCGAGCATTTCTCGGCGGCCGACGTCTTCGTTTTCCCCTCGCGCTTCGAGACCTTCGGTCTCGTGGTTCTGGAATCGCTCGCCTGCGGAACACCGGTGGCGGCCCTTCCCGTGCCCGGTCCGATGGACATCGTGGGCGGCACGCCTCACGCCGTCCTGTCGGAGGATCTGCGCAGCGCCGCGCTCCAGGCGTTGGAGATCGACCGCGCCGGCTGCCGTCGCCATGCCGAGACCTATTCCTGGGAGCAATGCTCGCGCGAGTTCGAAAGCAATCTCGTGCCCATCCCGCCCTCCGTCTGGCAGCGGCTCGCGGCCTGA
- a CDS encoding glycine betaine ABC transporter substrate-binding protein, which produces MLKILTAAALASSLMTGLASAAEKKVNLAYVEWSDAVVATNLLAETLKGKGYDVTLTPLPAAAMWQAVATGEADAMVAAWLPATHAAYYAKLKDQIDLVGPNVQGAKIGWAVPAYVDIASVEDLKTKGSEVGNKVIGIDPGAGLMQASEKAIKDYDLSSVNLVDGSDATMTAALKDAIDRKEPIVVTTWTPHWMFGRWDLKYLADPKGSFGGEETVNTVARKGLAADMPEVHKILTNFKLSLDDEQKLMLQNEQKGTDPAATAKAWIAANPDKVAAWTK; this is translated from the coding sequence ATGCTGAAGATCCTGACAGCCGCCGCTCTCGCCTCAAGCCTCATGACGGGCCTAGCCTCGGCCGCGGAGAAGAAGGTGAACCTCGCCTATGTCGAATGGTCCGACGCGGTGGTCGCGACCAATCTCCTGGCCGAGACCCTGAAGGGCAAAGGCTACGACGTCACGCTGACGCCGCTGCCGGCCGCCGCCATGTGGCAGGCCGTCGCCACCGGCGAGGCGGACGCAATGGTCGCCGCCTGGCTGCCCGCCACGCATGCGGCCTATTACGCCAAGCTGAAGGACCAGATCGATCTCGTCGGCCCCAACGTCCAGGGCGCCAAGATCGGTTGGGCCGTTCCCGCCTATGTCGACATCGCCTCGGTCGAGGACCTGAAGACCAAGGGCAGCGAGGTCGGCAACAAGGTGATCGGCATCGACCCCGGCGCCGGGCTGATGCAGGCCTCGGAAAAGGCCATCAAGGACTACGACCTCTCCTCCGTCAATCTGGTGGACGGTTCCGACGCCACGATGACCGCCGCGCTGAAGGACGCGATCGACCGCAAGGAGCCGATCGTCGTCACCACTTGGACGCCGCATTGGATGTTCGGCCGCTGGGACCTGAAATATCTCGCCGACCCCAAGGGCTCCTTCGGCGGCGAGGAAACGGTGAACACGGTCGCCCGCAAGGGTCTCGCAGCGGACATGCCGGAGGTTCACAAGATCCTGACCAACTTCAAGCTCTCGCTCGACGACGAGCAGAAGCTGATGCTGCAGAACGAGCAGAAGGGCACCGATCCCGCCGCCACCGCCAAGGCCTGGATCGCCGCCAACCCGGACAAGGTCGCGGCCTGGACCAAGTAG
- a CDS encoding globin-coupled sensor protein translates to MTARIDLLNRLEFLQLDEAALQKIGSKAELISEATASGITAFYEQMVKVPELQAFFANEGMRQSAETSQNKHWAKIASGQIDDSYVGDVERIGRTHARIGLEPRWYLGGYALILEEAIKVMLPRLLAGGLLRRGKVDEAAAVLGLLVKVAILDMDYGVSTYLEALAADKTRMESEREHVASEQARALGDASAAMEEMTANIRQNADNATTTEKIAGQASMNADRGGDAVGKAVEATRTIAGKIQVIQEIARQTDLLALNAAIEAARAGSHGKGFAVVASEVRKLAERVTIAAGEIGELSARSLEVSEEAGGALRALVPDIRRTAELVSEISAACREQSIGAEQISQAINHLDRTGQQLSAKQSERAAPRLRKAA, encoded by the coding sequence ATGACCGCCCGCATCGATCTTCTGAATCGTCTCGAGTTTTTGCAGCTCGACGAGGCAGCGCTTCAGAAGATCGGGTCCAAGGCGGAACTGATCAGCGAAGCGACGGCGAGCGGCATCACGGCTTTTTACGAGCAGATGGTGAAGGTGCCGGAGCTTCAGGCCTTCTTCGCCAACGAAGGCATGCGCCAGAGCGCCGAAACCTCCCAGAACAAGCATTGGGCCAAGATCGCGAGCGGCCAGATCGACGACAGCTATGTCGGAGACGTGGAGCGCATCGGCCGTACCCATGCGCGGATCGGGCTGGAGCCGCGCTGGTATCTCGGCGGCTATGCGCTGATCCTGGAAGAGGCGATCAAGGTCATGCTGCCGCGTCTCCTGGCCGGCGGCCTCCTGCGGCGGGGTAAGGTGGACGAGGCGGCCGCTGTCCTCGGCCTTCTGGTCAAGGTCGCCATTCTCGACATGGACTATGGCGTGTCGACCTATCTGGAGGCGCTCGCCGCCGACAAGACGCGCATGGAATCCGAGCGCGAGCATGTGGCGAGCGAACAGGCGCGCGCGCTCGGCGACGCCTCGGCCGCCATGGAAGAGATGACCGCCAATATCCGCCAGAACGCGGACAACGCCACCACCACGGAAAAGATCGCCGGCCAGGCGTCGATGAACGCCGATCGCGGCGGCGATGCCGTGGGCAAGGCGGTGGAGGCGACGCGCACCATTGCCGGCAAGATCCAGGTCATTCAGGAAATCGCGCGCCAGACCGATCTTCTGGCCCTCAACGCCGCGATCGAAGCGGCGCGCGCGGGATCGCACGGCAAGGGCTTCGCGGTGGTCGCCTCGGAGGTGCGGAAGCTGGCCGAGCGCGTGACGATCGCGGCCGGCGAGATCGGCGAGCTGTCCGCCCGCTCGCTGGAAGTCTCTGAAGAAGCGGGCGGCGCCCTGCGCGCCCTGGTCCCCGATATCCGCCGCACGGCAGAGCTCGTCTCGGAAATCTCCGCCGCCTGCCGCGAACAGTCGATCGGCGCCGAGCAGATCAGCCAGGCGATCAACCATCTCGACCGGACAGGCCAGCAGTTGAGCGCCAAGCAGAGCGAACGGGCGGCGCCGCGCCTGCGCAAGGCGGCCTGA
- a CDS encoding potassium transporter Kup has protein sequence MISGEAASTAETTAHGHDGHARKSLPVVVLGSIGVVYGDIGTSPLYAMKESLLHVGGVPSASEIIGIVSLLVWSLVIVVTVKYVMLVLRADNQGEGGALSLMALAQTALKRPNRVILTLGMIGAALFYGDAILTPAVSVLSAVEGLKVTTPGLDPYIVPIALAIIIGLYAVQSFGTAKVAVFFGPIMAVWFVTLALMGLSHIGDAPQILHALNPVNGFWFMTSHGILGFTVLGSVFLAVTGAEALYADMGHFGKRPIRIAWLGFVGPALILNYLGQGAFALNNAEALPNLFFLSAPDWFRLPLVILATLATIIAGQAVITGAFSLTQQAIQLGLLPRLQIEHTSESERGQIYLPTVNWLMLVGVVILIVFFQDSSSLAAAYGIAVTGTMIITSLLGIVVFAYGWGWGLGLAVLVVTPLIAIDSAFLAANLLKLADGGYLPLVIGGCIMVLMAIWVRGTRLLNTKAQQQNLSLETFIKAMETSSVTHVSGTAMYLTSTPETVPSALLHNLKHNRVLHEKNVIVTIRTADVPYVSSADRLTYHPLSPAFARVELHYGFLDEPNLLQALIQLRELGVKFDVMSTTFFVGRRRIKAAARSDMPRWQSQLFIKMARHSYDAIDYYRIPANRVVELGTYVTL, from the coding sequence ATGATCAGCGGCGAAGCGGCCTCCACGGCCGAGACGACAGCGCACGGCCATGACGGTCACGCGCGCAAGAGCCTGCCCGTCGTCGTCCTCGGCAGCATCGGTGTCGTTTACGGCGATATCGGGACAAGTCCCCTCTACGCGATGAAGGAATCGCTGCTGCATGTCGGCGGCGTTCCCTCTGCGTCCGAGATCATCGGCATCGTGTCGCTGCTGGTCTGGTCGCTGGTGATCGTCGTCACGGTGAAATACGTGATGCTGGTCCTGCGCGCCGACAACCAGGGCGAGGGTGGGGCGCTATCGCTCATGGCGCTGGCGCAGACAGCCTTGAAGCGGCCCAACCGCGTGATCCTGACGCTCGGCATGATCGGCGCCGCGCTGTTCTACGGCGACGCCATCCTGACCCCGGCCGTCTCGGTTCTATCGGCGGTGGAGGGCCTCAAGGTCACGACGCCGGGGCTCGATCCCTATATCGTGCCGATCGCGCTCGCCATCATCATCGGCCTCTATGCCGTGCAGTCCTTCGGAACGGCCAAGGTCGCGGTGTTCTTCGGGCCGATCATGGCGGTCTGGTTCGTCACGCTGGCGCTGATGGGCCTGTCCCATATCGGCGACGCGCCGCAGATCCTCCATGCCCTGAACCCGGTCAACGGGTTCTGGTTCATGACCTCGCACGGCATTCTCGGCTTCACGGTCCTCGGCTCGGTGTTCCTTGCCGTCACCGGCGCCGAGGCGCTCTATGCCGACATGGGCCATTTCGGAAAGCGGCCGATCCGCATCGCCTGGCTCGGCTTCGTCGGTCCCGCGCTGATCCTCAACTATCTCGGCCAGGGCGCCTTCGCGCTCAACAATGCCGAGGCCCTGCCCAATCTCTTCTTCCTGTCGGCGCCTGACTGGTTCCGGCTGCCGCTGGTGATCCTCGCCACGCTCGCCACGATCATCGCCGGCCAGGCTGTCATCACCGGCGCCTTCTCGCTGACCCAGCAGGCGATCCAGCTCGGCCTCCTGCCGCGCCTCCAGATCGAGCACACATCCGAATCCGAGCGCGGGCAGATCTATCTGCCGACCGTCAACTGGCTGATGCTGGTGGGCGTGGTGATCCTGATCGTCTTCTTCCAGGACTCGTCCTCGCTGGCCGCAGCCTACGGCATCGCCGTCACCGGCACGATGATCATCACGAGCCTGCTCGGCATCGTCGTCTTCGCCTATGGCTGGGGCTGGGGCCTCGGGCTTGCCGTCCTCGTGGTCACGCCCCTTATCGCGATCGACAGCGCCTTCCTGGCGGCCAATCTCCTGAAGCTCGCGGACGGCGGCTACCTGCCGCTGGTGATCGGCGGCTGCATCATGGTGCTGATGGCCATCTGGGTGCGGGGCACGCGGCTTCTCAACACCAAGGCCCAGCAGCAGAACCTCTCGTTGGAGACCTTCATCAAGGCGATGGAGACCTCCTCCGTCACCCACGTCTCCGGCACGGCGATGTATTTGACCTCGACGCCCGAGACGGTGCCCTCCGCGCTTCTGCACAACCTCAAGCACAATCGCGTCCTGCACGAGAAGAACGTCATCGTCACGATCCGCACTGCCGACGTGCCCTATGTCTCCTCGGCGGACCGGCTGACCTACCATCCGCTTTCGCCCGCCTTCGCGCGCGTCGAGCTGCATTACGGCTTCCTGGACGAGCCCAATCTCCTGCAGGCGCTGATCCAGCTGCGCGAGCTCGGCGTGAAGTTCGACGTCATGTCGACCACGTTCTTCGTTGGCCGGCGGCGCATCAAGGCGGCGGCGCGCAGCGACATGCCGCGCTGGCAAAGCCAGCTCTTCATCAAGATGGCGCGCCATTCCTACGATGCGATCGACTATTACCGCATCCCGGCCAACCGCGTGGTGGAACTCGGCACCTACGTCACGCTTTAG
- a CDS encoding quaternary amine ABC transporter ATP-binding protein — protein MNEGASKAEILAETGSVLGLDRVSFSVNEGEILVVMGLSGSGKSTMLRCLNRLVEPTAGSIRVDGTEVTSLSTKALREFRRETFGMVFQHFALFPNRTIAENVEYGLEIQGLDRKTRRERALEAIELVGLKGWDSKVPRQLSGGMQQRAGLARALCADAGILLMDEAFSALDPLIRRDMQNELRALQRKLRKTIVFVSHDLDEAIHLGGRIVLMKDGAIAQSGTAEEILLDPQGEYVRRFVEHIDVSSVVTLGRLVRPQPRLFEGAAAEDAWPLVEPRGGRAEDIFVVTCERDMPVGRIDRNRLTAPASRGQRLDRLMDGGIARAPAGTVLKSVLPLLASEPHGIAVVDDDNRFLGLLTRETALRALSGQRPNEERDTAWNGSSPTMEASANSLWTTSPATPSIGSPSISRH, from the coding sequence TTGAACGAGGGCGCGAGCAAGGCCGAAATCCTGGCCGAGACCGGCTCGGTGCTGGGGCTCGACCGCGTGAGCTTTTCCGTCAACGAGGGGGAAATCCTCGTCGTCATGGGCCTGTCGGGCTCCGGCAAGTCCACCATGCTGCGCTGCCTGAACCGGCTGGTGGAGCCCACCGCCGGCTCCATCCGGGTCGACGGGACCGAGGTCACCAGCCTTTCCACCAAGGCTTTGCGCGAATTTCGCCGCGAGACCTTCGGCATGGTGTTCCAGCACTTCGCGCTGTTTCCCAACCGCACCATCGCCGAGAATGTCGAGTACGGCCTGGAAATCCAGGGGTTGGACCGCAAGACGCGCCGCGAGCGCGCGCTGGAGGCAATCGAGCTGGTCGGCCTCAAGGGCTGGGACAGCAAGGTGCCGCGCCAGCTGTCGGGCGGCATGCAGCAGCGGGCGGGTCTGGCTCGCGCGCTTTGCGCCGACGCCGGCATTCTCCTGATGGACGAGGCCTTCTCGGCGCTCGACCCGCTGATCCGCCGCGACATGCAGAACGAGCTTCGCGCGCTGCAGCGCAAGCTGCGCAAAACCATCGTCTTCGTCAGCCACGATCTCGACGAGGCCATTCATCTGGGCGGCCGCATCGTCCTGATGAAGGACGGCGCCATCGCACAGAGCGGCACGGCGGAGGAAATCCTGCTCGATCCGCAGGGCGAATATGTCCGGCGCTTCGTGGAGCATATCGACGTGTCCTCCGTGGTGACGCTCGGTCGCCTCGTGCGCCCGCAGCCGCGCCTCTTCGAGGGCGCGGCGGCCGAGGACGCCTGGCCGCTGGTCGAGCCACGCGGCGGCAGGGCGGAGGACATTTTCGTCGTCACCTGCGAGCGCGACATGCCGGTCGGGCGCATCGACCGGAACCGGCTCACCGCGCCCGCCTCGCGCGGCCAGCGGCTCGACCGGCTGATGGATGGCGGCATCGCCCGCGCCCCGGCCGGCACCGTTCTAAAAAGCGTTCTCCCGCTTCTGGCCAGCGAGCCGCACGGCATCGCGGTGGTGGACGACGACAACCGCTTTCTTGGCCTTCTCACCCGCGAAACCGCCCTGCGCGCCCTGTCGGGCCAGCGGCCGAACGAGGAAAGGGATACCGCATGGAATGGCTCCTCACCGACGATGGAAGCATCCGCAAATTCCCTCTGGACGACATCTCCAGCAACGCCCTCGATTGGCTCACCCTCCATCTCTCGTCACTGA
- a CDS encoding NAD-dependent epimerase/dehydratase family protein, which translates to MKVIVLGGDGFCGWATSLHLSAEGHDVTIVDNMVRRRTDEELGVQSLTPIRPMAERLQAWRETRNSPIEFVELDVAKDYDRLEALFARVQPDAIVHFAEQRAAPYSMKSPWHKRYTVDNNVNATSAVLCAMVEACPEAHLVHLGTMGVYGYGKTKGMTIPEGYIEATLRSAGQEANVEILYPVDPGSIYHMTKTLDQLLFQYYAKNDGLKITDLHQGIVWGTSTPETDLDERLVNRFDYDGDYGTVLNRFLCQAAIGHPLTVHGSGGQTRAFIHIRDTVRCIGLALRSAPERGERVRIMNQMTETHRVSDLAEMVSRMTGAPVEHRDNPRKEMAENDLVVANDTLIKLGLEPTRLSDGLLDEVVRVAEKHRDRCDTSRIVCSSLWVKPIAAE; encoded by the coding sequence ATGAAGGTAATCGTTCTAGGAGGCGACGGATTCTGCGGGTGGGCCACCTCGCTTCATCTTTCGGCCGAAGGCCACGACGTGACGATCGTGGACAATATGGTTCGCCGGCGAACCGACGAGGAACTGGGCGTGCAGAGCCTGACGCCGATCCGGCCCATGGCCGAGCGGCTCCAGGCTTGGCGCGAAACGCGCAACTCGCCGATCGAGTTCGTGGAGCTCGACGTCGCCAAGGACTACGACCGGCTGGAGGCGCTGTTCGCCCGCGTGCAGCCGGACGCGATCGTGCATTTCGCCGAGCAGCGCGCCGCGCCCTATTCCATGAAGTCGCCCTGGCACAAGCGCTACACCGTGGACAACAATGTCAACGCGACCAGCGCGGTGCTCTGCGCCATGGTCGAGGCCTGCCCGGAGGCCCATCTCGTGCATCTCGGCACGATGGGCGTCTATGGCTACGGCAAGACCAAGGGCATGACGATCCCGGAAGGCTATATCGAGGCGACCCTGCGCTCGGCCGGCCAGGAGGCCAATGTCGAGATCCTTTATCCCGTGGACCCCGGCTCGATCTACCACATGACCAAGACGCTGGATCAGCTCCTGTTCCAGTACTACGCCAAGAACGACGGGCTGAAGATCACCGATCTGCACCAGGGCATCGTCTGGGGCACCTCGACGCCGGAGACCGATCTCGACGAGCGCCTCGTCAACCGTTTCGATTATGACGGCGACTACGGAACGGTGCTCAACCGCTTCCTCTGCCAAGCCGCGATCGGCCATCCGCTCACTGTCCACGGTTCGGGTGGGCAGACGCGCGCCTTCATCCATATTCGCGACACGGTGCGCTGCATCGGACTGGCGCTGCGCTCTGCGCCCGAGCGGGGCGAGCGGGTGCGCATCATGAACCAGATGACCGAGACACACCGCGTCAGCGACCTCGCCGAGATGGTGTCGCGCATGACCGGCGCGCCGGTGGAGCATCGCGACAATCCGCGCAAGGAAATGGCCGAGAACGATCTCGTGGTCGCCAACGACACGCTGATCAAGCTGGGTCTGGAGCCGACGCGCCTGTCGGACGGGCTCCTCGACGAGGTGGTGCGCGTCGCCGAAAAGCATCGCGACCGCTGCGACACGAGCCGCATCGTGTGCTCCAGCCTCTGGGTGAAGCCGATCGCCGCCGAATAG
- a CDS encoding DUF2171 domain-containing protein — MLDRIKEHMEVIGADGVHVGTVDRVVGDRIKLTKKDSGEGHHEGHHHFISGGLVAEVEGDKVRLSANADVAVTFEEEEDGKAA; from the coding sequence ATGCTCGATCGGATCAAGGAACATATGGAAGTGATCGGCGCGGACGGCGTGCATGTGGGCACGGTCGACCGCGTCGTGGGCGATCGCATCAAGCTGACCAAGAAGGACAGCGGCGAGGGCCATCACGAAGGCCATCACCACTTCATCTCGGGCGGCCTCGTGGCCGAGGTCGAGGGCGACAAGGTGCGCCTGTCCGCCAACGCCGATGTCGCCGTGACCTTCGAGGAAGAAGAGGACGGAAAGGCGGCCTGA
- a CDS encoding DUF2934 domain-containing protein — translation MTTASDRDQEIRNLAYFLWEKAGRPTGKEHDFWAEAARTVEGEEPFEAPVRENRFVAR, via the coding sequence ATGACGACAGCATCCGACAGGGACCAAGAAATCCGCAATCTGGCTTATTTCCTCTGGGAAAAGGCGGGACGCCCGACCGGCAAGGAGCACGACTTCTGGGCCGAGGCGGCACGCACGGTCGAGGGCGAGGAGCCGTTCGAGGCGCCTGTGCGCGAAAATCGATTCGTGGCGCGCTGA
- a CDS encoding ABC transporter permease translates to MEWLLTDDGSIRKFPLDDISSNALDWLTLHLSSLTRGLSAFVAAWIQTGTELLLFIPPWLLIVALAGGAFLLAGRRVGLLALIGFLFLWNLRLWGATVETLVLVTLSTLAALLVGLPIGIGCALSERAWKTVSPALDMMQTMPSFVYLIPAIPFFGLGSVSAVFATVIFSMPPVIRLTALGIRGVPHDLTEAADAFGTSPVQKLVKVQLPLALPTIMAGINQTIMLGLSMVVIASMIGAGGLGREVWRSIQRLDAGSGFQAGIAIVILAVVLDRVTQAMARRTRPA, encoded by the coding sequence ATGGAATGGCTCCTCACCGACGATGGAAGCATCCGCAAATTCCCTCTGGACGACATCTCCAGCAACGCCCTCGATTGGCTCACCCTCCATCTCTCGTCACTGACGCGCGGCCTTTCGGCCTTCGTCGCGGCGTGGATTCAGACCGGCACGGAGCTTCTTCTCTTCATACCGCCCTGGCTCCTGATCGTGGCGCTGGCGGGCGGCGCGTTTCTGCTAGCCGGGCGGCGCGTCGGGCTGCTGGCGCTTATCGGCTTCCTGTTCCTCTGGAACCTCCGGCTCTGGGGCGCGACGGTCGAGACGCTGGTTCTCGTCACGCTCTCGACGCTTGCCGCGCTGCTGGTCGGCTTGCCGATCGGCATCGGCTGCGCCCTGTCGGAGCGCGCCTGGAAAACCGTGTCGCCTGCGCTCGACATGATGCAGACCATGCCGAGCTTCGTTTATCTCATTCCGGCCATTCCGTTCTTCGGGCTCGGCTCGGTTTCGGCGGTGTTCGCCACGGTCATCTTCTCCATGCCGCCGGTGATCCGCCTGACGGCGCTCGGCATTCGCGGCGTGCCGCATGACCTGACGGAGGCGGCCGACGCCTTCGGCACCTCGCCCGTCCAGAAGCTCGTGAAGGTGCAGCTGCCGCTCGCCCTGCCCACGATCATGGCCGGCATCAACCAGACCATCATGCTCGGCCTGTCCATGGTGGTGATCGCCTCCATGATCGGCGCCGGCGGCCTCGGCCGCGAAGTCTGGCGCTCGATCCAACGGCTCGACGCGGGTTCGGGCTTTCAGGCCGGCATCGCGATCGTCATCCTCGCAGTGGTGCTCGACCGCGTCACCCAGGCCATGGCGCGCCGCACGCGCCCGGCCTGA